The Terriglobia bacterium genome window below encodes:
- a CDS encoding 4Fe-4S ferredoxin: MDLSPEAQTEIIERESVAVDIACVGFGPAMGGFLTTLSRALADGSLQSSGGLPPQVICYERADDLGVGVSGVVTRARGIRASFPDLDPAQIPMAARVTSEKMLYLLDPLGASRRSFVLRSADAAIRALRFALPIKDHALELPYLPEFLRKDNGFVLSVGQFNQWVGSQIAAGGMVQIWPGMPVAQALIENDRVTGIRLVDQGTDKTGNPEAAFMPGMDVRADLTVIADGPVGPVGRQLDQQFGMPEGHHRREWAVGMKFVVELREGVDLEPGTVFHTFGFPEPEIFGFFYIHPDRLASVGIFVPSWFGSPVRTAYRYLQHFMMHPYLWRYLEGGTLRSWGAKSLQESGKRGEPVLAGNGYARIGEGSGSTNVLTGSGVDEAWTTGTLLAEAVVELLGAGEPFTRDNLDRAYVARRRASWVEQEGRVAEKARDGFQRGVVTGVLGMALAGLTKGRFPLGHEPRSVNDRVSTLEHYFAGRFPQAELEEIRRRCVQANTSLHDALMDRCGWPQIPFDDKLLVSHQDALLLGGKVQAPSGYADHVVFHFPEVCQACEAKLCIEMCSGQAIAPGDGGLPVFDREKCVHCGACLWNCVQTLNSDDSANIEFRAGAGGLHSALN, from the coding sequence ATGGACCTGAGCCCGGAAGCGCAAACGGAGATCATCGAGCGCGAATCCGTCGCCGTGGACATCGCCTGCGTCGGCTTCGGCCCCGCCATGGGCGGCTTCCTGACCACGCTCTCGCGCGCCCTCGCCGACGGCTCCCTGCAGAGCTCCGGCGGCCTTCCTCCGCAGGTCATCTGCTACGAGCGCGCCGACGATCTCGGAGTGGGCGTTTCCGGCGTGGTCACGCGCGCCCGCGGCATTCGCGCCAGCTTCCCCGATCTCGATCCCGCGCAGATTCCCATGGCCGCGCGCGTCACCAGCGAGAAGATGCTTTACCTTCTCGATCCGCTGGGCGCCAGCCGCCGGTCGTTCGTCCTGCGTTCCGCCGACGCGGCGATTCGCGCGCTCCGCTTCGCGCTGCCGATCAAAGATCACGCGCTCGAGCTGCCCTACCTTCCCGAATTTCTGCGCAAGGACAATGGGTTCGTCCTCTCTGTCGGCCAGTTCAATCAGTGGGTCGGCTCGCAAATCGCGGCCGGCGGCATGGTGCAGATCTGGCCCGGAATGCCGGTTGCGCAGGCGCTGATTGAAAACGACCGCGTCACCGGCATCCGCCTTGTGGACCAGGGCACCGACAAAACCGGCAATCCCGAAGCCGCGTTCATGCCCGGCATGGACGTGCGCGCCGATCTCACCGTTATCGCGGACGGTCCGGTCGGGCCCGTCGGCCGCCAACTCGACCAGCAATTCGGCATGCCCGAAGGCCACCATCGCCGCGAGTGGGCAGTGGGCATGAAGTTCGTCGTCGAGCTGCGTGAGGGCGTTGACCTCGAACCCGGCACCGTCTTCCACACCTTCGGCTTCCCCGAGCCGGAAATCTTCGGCTTCTTCTACATCCATCCCGACCGCCTCGCCTCCGTCGGCATCTTCGTGCCCTCGTGGTTCGGCAGCCCGGTGCGCACCGCCTATCGCTACCTGCAGCATTTCATGATGCACCCGTACCTGTGGCGCTACCTTGAGGGTGGGACGTTGCGCTCCTGGGGCGCGAAGTCGCTGCAGGAATCCGGCAAGCGCGGCGAGCCCGTGCTCGCCGGCAACGGCTACGCGCGCATTGGCGAGGGCTCCGGCAGCACCAACGTTCTCACCGGCTCGGGCGTGGACGAAGCCTGGACCACCGGCACGCTGCTCGCCGAAGCCGTCGTCGAATTACTCGGCGCGGGCGAACCGTTCACCCGCGACAATCTTGATCGCGCCTACGTTGCCCGCCGCCGCGCCAGTTGGGTGGAACAGGAAGGCCGCGTCGCCGAAAAAGCCCGCGACGGCTTCCAGCGCGGCGTCGTCACCGGCGTGCTCGGCATGGCGCTCGCCGGATTGACCAAGGGCCGCTTTCCGCTCGGCCACGAGCCGCGCTCCGTCAACGACCGCGTCAGCACCCTCGAGCACTACTTCGCCGGGCGCTTCCCGCAAGCTGAGCTCGAAGAGATCCGCCGCCGCTGCGTCCAGGCCAACACATCGCTTCACGATGCATTAATGGACCGCTGCGGCTGGCCGCAGATCCCCTTCGACGACAAGCTGCTGGTGTCGCACCAGGACGCGCTGCTGCTCGGCGGAAAAGTGCAGGCGCCATCCGGGTACGCCGACCACGTGGTGTTTCACTTTCCCGAGGTCTGCCAGGCGTGCGAGGCCAAGCTCTGCATCGAGATGTGCTCCGGCCAGGCAATCGCGCCCGGCGACGGCGGATTGCCCGTCTTCGATCGCGAAAAATGTGTACACTGCGGCGCCTGCCTGTGGAACTGCGTGCAGACGCTTAACAGCGACGACAGCGCCAACATCGAGTTCCGCGCCGGCGCCGGCGGCCTGCATTCGGCGTTGAATTAG